One window of the Rosa rugosa chromosome 3, drRosRugo1.1, whole genome shotgun sequence genome contains the following:
- the LOC133735309 gene encoding uncharacterized protein LOC133735309 isoform X3, with translation MAKRSDFAQKLLDDLRVRKERMAAPAQSSNRSNAMAIDAYAYSKQTYRGSRDTKTHGITSSRTGNPQSRSTGSSRTPIRQETSNQMVAYGRGGNSGQIVDLSMALAFALENGATKLTRTSSSSKSSVMGFLNQIGRGSMDFNKMERKGNVNMYWGSSSQFPNLSNFHIEEISRGAQKLNQILRACSNGVKVDKFSIEIGKELFKGAMDLEESLRMLVNLQEASEHMTTSQRKSRITLLDEDEDGEDQIEEQKQLALPRFSFDKSTRHARKIQEVGRMALKPKMAALTYPTGGSTDEKQGRETATSVSRRHSVSYIPDVKNPSKQSDQKVSKPEKDRIPNVIAKLMGLDELPKNENAKSTTTQKDNIPKKPRERGAAIGHTMQESSKIAGVKTKDGENLVSTSRQKVVEGNKNPLMQKNTAFLLQAEKVLAANNNVGLEMVIHDGKQSSKDLMGIKPVTRSGKTTTMKTDKQQSAKFRQNNSKDNHEKERKQDTMRYGEQKLQVRKQQGTEMVSKSTSNKAAKQPHTSQARVNRNSMIEVVNAVQPRGVPNGTYHENLVRRKSSVELNIHMNDFPQKDSDQENLGIPLAMKEKAIHHVAPLQKAKTRRVNKSEIPRRVDEVVTRRNGTLYKLTRPLKQSILEQVTHRTHDKVGGHNGAEKGRASRLKQAEPCIVKSNKSTESTRPLHLVQNLQKEAEAPTFYGHNEDEFRSLREPKTLVPHDSRQNSVSVVPNDQHDQVPIFGADECITSPNALNVAGTQSTHEDTLDISSTLQLEQQKPFKWRKQEPLTETEILLKQIVIQSQLFLNTAEALFRLEIPFGILHASSSDYDHEYNYITHPEDIKLTLDCSYEIMKRKGKRQELAVHPNFVKVSISFTQVQSLDELVKQLSKDIDKLKLYGKNGKLECGAEEYVPRMLEFDVNNREPELNCMWDLGWDVTMFGFVEVDEVVRDLERGVLTGLVDELTRDLFHM, from the exons ATGGCAAAGAGATCAGATTTTGCGCAAAAGCTGCTGGATGATCTTCGGGTTAGGAAGGAACGAATGGCTGCACCAGCGCAGAGCTCAAACCGTTCAAACGCAATGGCTATAG ATGCATATGCTTATTCCAAGCAAACTTATAGAGGATCAAGGGATACAAAAACCCATGGAATA ACTAGTTCCAGAACTGGGAACCCCCAGAGCAGGTCAACTGGAAGTAGTAGAACACCTATTCGTCAAGAAACTTCAAACCAGATGGTTGCTTATGGGAGAGGTGGGAACTCAGGACAAATAGTAGATCTTTCCATGGCCTTGGCTTTTGCACTTGAGAATGGAGCCACAAAACTCACCAGAACAAGTTCATCAAGCAAAAGTTCAGTGATGGGATTTCTGAATCAAATTGGTAGGGGATCCATGGACTTcaacaaaatggaaagaaaggGAAATGTCAACATGTACTGGGGTTCAAGTAGTCAGTTCCCTAACCTTTCAAATTTTCATATAGAAGAAATATCCAGAGGGGCACAGAAACTAAACCAGATCCTTAGAGCTTGCTCCAATGGTGTTAAAGTTGATAAGTTTTCAATAGAGATCGGGAAGGAACTGTTTAAAGGGGCCATGGATTTGGAAGAGTCCTTGAGAATGCTTGTGAACCTGCAGGAAGCTTCAGAACATATGACCACCTCCCAAAGGAAAAGTCGGATCACATTGCTagacgaagatgaagatggtgaagaccaaATAGAAGAACAAAAGCAACTGGCTCTGCCAAGGTTTTCCTTTGACAAATCAACAAGACATGCTCGTAAAATCCAAGAAGTAGGAAGGATGGCCCTCAAGCCTAAGATGGCAGCTCTGACTTACCCCACAGGAGGTAGTACGGATGAGAAGCAAGGCAGAGAGACAGCAACCTCAGTTTCTCGCAGGCATTCAGTCAGCTATATCCCTGATGTCAAAAATCCATCAAAACAGTCAGACCAGAAAGTGTCTAAACCAGAAAAAGATAGGATTCCAAATGTTATTGCAAAGCTGATGGGCCTGGATGAGCTTCCCAAAAATGAAAACGCAAAATCCACTACCACACAGAAAGACAACATCCCTAAGAAACCAAGAGAAAGGGGAGCTGCAATAGGGCACACAATGCAGGAAAGCAGTAAGATTGCTGGTGTTAAGACCAAAGATGGTGAGAATCTGGTATCCACAAGTAGACAGAAAGTGGTAGAAGGCAATAAGAATCCATTGATGCAGAAAAACACTGCTTTTCTTCTGCAAGCAGAAAAGGTCCTGGCTGCCAACAACAATGTTGGCCTTGAGATGGTTATTCATGATGGAAAACAATCCTCAAAAGACTTGATGGGAATAAAACCTGTGACAAGATCAGGAAAGACAACCACCATGAAAACAGATAAGCAGCAAAGTGCCAAATTCAGACAGAACAACAGTAAGGATAATcacgaaaaagaaagaaagcaggaTACTATGAGGTATGGGGAACAAAAGTTGCAGGTAAGAAAACAACAAGGTACTGAGATGGTATCCAAGAGTACATCCAACAAGGCAGCAAAGCAGCCTCACACAAGCCAAGCCAGGGTAAATAGAAACAGTATGATAGAAGTTGTTAATGCTGTGCAACCCAGAGGAGTTCCAAATGGCACTTACCACGAGAATCTGGTGAGAAGAAAAAGTTCAGTTGAATTGAACATCCATATGAATGATTTTCCTCAAAAGGACTCAGATCAAGAAAATTTAGGCATTCCACTAGCTATGAAGGAGAAAGCTATTCATCATGTAGCACCCTTACAGAAGGCAAAAACTAGAAGAGTGAATAAAAGTGAAATTCCTCGAAGAGTGGATGAAGTAGTGACCAGAAGAAATGGAACGCTGTATAAGTTGACAAGGCCTCTAAAACAATCTATTTTGGAGCAAGTGACACATAGAACCCATGATAAAGTCGGTGGCCACAATGGAGCAGAAAAGGGTAGAGCCAGCAGGTTGAAACAAGCAGAGCCatgcattgtcaagtccaacaAATCAACAGAAAGCACTCGACCACTACATTTGGTACAAAACCTACAGAAAGAAGCTGAGGCTCCTACTTTCTATGGTCACAATGAAGACGAATTCCGAAGCCTCCGAGAACCAAAAACTCTAGTCCCACATGACAGT CGTCAAAATTCAGTCTCAGTAGTACCTAACGATCAACATGATCAAGTACCAATCTTTGGAGCTGATGAGTGCATTACATCACCAAATGCACTTAATG TTGCAGGAACCCAATCAACCCATGAAGACACCTTGGATATTTCATCCACATTGCAATTGGAGCAACAGAAGCCTTTCAAATGGAGAAAACAAGAGCCACTTACAGAAACTGAAATCCTTCTCAAGCAGATAGTGATCCAGAGCCAACTGTTCCTCAACACAGCAGAGGCACTTTTCAGACTCGAAATCCCTTTCGGAATTCTCCACGCTAGTAGTAGCGACTACGATCATGAGTACAACTACATCACTCATCCCGAAGACATAAAGCTCACATTAGACTGCAGCTACGagataatgaaaagaaaaggtaaaAGGCAAGAGCTCGCTGTGCATCCCAATTTTGTGAAGGTATCCATAAGCTTCACTCAGGTCCAGTCTCTGGATGAGCTGGTTAAGCAGTTGAGTAAAGACATTGATAAGCTGAAACTGTATGGGAAGAATGGAAAACTGGAATGTGGGGCTGAAGAGTATGTGCCTAGAATGCTTGAATTCGACGTGAATAACAGGGAGCCTGAGCTGAACTGTATGTGGGATTTGGGTTGGGATGTGACCATGTTTGGGTTTGTTGAAGTGGATGAAGTTGTTAGGGATCTGGAGAGGGGTGTGCTCACTGGACTTGTTGATGAGCTTACCAGAGACCTCTTTCATATGTGA
- the LOC133735309 gene encoding uncharacterized protein LOC133735309 isoform X4 encodes MAKRSDFAQKLLDDLRVRKERMAAPAQSSNRSNAMAIDAYAYSKQTYRGSRDTKTHGITSSRTGNPQSRSTGSSRTPIRQETSNQMVAYGRGGNSGQIVDLSMALAFALENGATKLTRTSSSSKSSVMGFLNQIGRGSMDFNKMERKGNVNMYWGSSSQFPNLSNFHIEEISRGAQKLNQILRACSNGVKVDKFSIEIGKELFKGAMDLEESLRMLVNLQEASEHMTTSQRKSRITLLDEDEDGEDQIEEQKQLALPRFSFDKSTRHARKIQEVGRMALKPKMAALTYPTGGSTDEKQGRETATSVSRRHSVSYIPDVKNPSKQSDQKVSKPEKDRIPNVIAKLMGLDELPKNENAKSTTTQKDNIPKKPRERGAAIGHTMQESSKIAGVKTKDGENLVSTSRQKVVEGNKNPLMQKNTAFLLQAEKVLAANNNVGLEMVIHDGKQSSKDLMGIKPVTRSGKTTTMKTDKQQSAKFRQNNSKDNHEKERKQDTMRYGEQKLQVRKQQGTEMVSKSTSNKAAKQPHTSQARVNRNSMIEVVNAVQPRGVPNGTYHENLVRRKSSVELNIHMNDFPQKDSDQENLGIPLAMKEKAIHHVAPLQKAKTRRVNKSEIPRRVDEVVTRRNGTLYKLTRPLKQSILEQVTHRTHDKVGGHNGAEKGRASRLKQAEPCIVKSNKSTESTRPLHLVQNLQKEAEAPTFYGHNEDEFRSLREPKTLVPHDSRQNSVSVVPNDQHDQVPIFGADECITSPNALNGTQSTHEDTLDISSTLQLEQQKPFKWRKQEPLTETEILLKQIVIQSQLFLNTAEALFRLEIPFGILHASSSDYDHEYNYITHPEDIKLTLDCSYEIMKRKGKRQELAVHPNFVKVSISFTQVQSLDELVKQLSKDIDKLKLYGKNGKLECGAEEYVPRMLEFDVNNREPELNCMWDLGWDVTMFGFVEVDEVVRDLERGVLTGLVDELTRDLFHM; translated from the exons ATGGCAAAGAGATCAGATTTTGCGCAAAAGCTGCTGGATGATCTTCGGGTTAGGAAGGAACGAATGGCTGCACCAGCGCAGAGCTCAAACCGTTCAAACGCAATGGCTATAG ATGCATATGCTTATTCCAAGCAAACTTATAGAGGATCAAGGGATACAAAAACCCATGGAATA ACTAGTTCCAGAACTGGGAACCCCCAGAGCAGGTCAACTGGAAGTAGTAGAACACCTATTCGTCAAGAAACTTCAAACCAGATGGTTGCTTATGGGAGAGGTGGGAACTCAGGACAAATAGTAGATCTTTCCATGGCCTTGGCTTTTGCACTTGAGAATGGAGCCACAAAACTCACCAGAACAAGTTCATCAAGCAAAAGTTCAGTGATGGGATTTCTGAATCAAATTGGTAGGGGATCCATGGACTTcaacaaaatggaaagaaaggGAAATGTCAACATGTACTGGGGTTCAAGTAGTCAGTTCCCTAACCTTTCAAATTTTCATATAGAAGAAATATCCAGAGGGGCACAGAAACTAAACCAGATCCTTAGAGCTTGCTCCAATGGTGTTAAAGTTGATAAGTTTTCAATAGAGATCGGGAAGGAACTGTTTAAAGGGGCCATGGATTTGGAAGAGTCCTTGAGAATGCTTGTGAACCTGCAGGAAGCTTCAGAACATATGACCACCTCCCAAAGGAAAAGTCGGATCACATTGCTagacgaagatgaagatggtgaagaccaaATAGAAGAACAAAAGCAACTGGCTCTGCCAAGGTTTTCCTTTGACAAATCAACAAGACATGCTCGTAAAATCCAAGAAGTAGGAAGGATGGCCCTCAAGCCTAAGATGGCAGCTCTGACTTACCCCACAGGAGGTAGTACGGATGAGAAGCAAGGCAGAGAGACAGCAACCTCAGTTTCTCGCAGGCATTCAGTCAGCTATATCCCTGATGTCAAAAATCCATCAAAACAGTCAGACCAGAAAGTGTCTAAACCAGAAAAAGATAGGATTCCAAATGTTATTGCAAAGCTGATGGGCCTGGATGAGCTTCCCAAAAATGAAAACGCAAAATCCACTACCACACAGAAAGACAACATCCCTAAGAAACCAAGAGAAAGGGGAGCTGCAATAGGGCACACAATGCAGGAAAGCAGTAAGATTGCTGGTGTTAAGACCAAAGATGGTGAGAATCTGGTATCCACAAGTAGACAGAAAGTGGTAGAAGGCAATAAGAATCCATTGATGCAGAAAAACACTGCTTTTCTTCTGCAAGCAGAAAAGGTCCTGGCTGCCAACAACAATGTTGGCCTTGAGATGGTTATTCATGATGGAAAACAATCCTCAAAAGACTTGATGGGAATAAAACCTGTGACAAGATCAGGAAAGACAACCACCATGAAAACAGATAAGCAGCAAAGTGCCAAATTCAGACAGAACAACAGTAAGGATAATcacgaaaaagaaagaaagcaggaTACTATGAGGTATGGGGAACAAAAGTTGCAGGTAAGAAAACAACAAGGTACTGAGATGGTATCCAAGAGTACATCCAACAAGGCAGCAAAGCAGCCTCACACAAGCCAAGCCAGGGTAAATAGAAACAGTATGATAGAAGTTGTTAATGCTGTGCAACCCAGAGGAGTTCCAAATGGCACTTACCACGAGAATCTGGTGAGAAGAAAAAGTTCAGTTGAATTGAACATCCATATGAATGATTTTCCTCAAAAGGACTCAGATCAAGAAAATTTAGGCATTCCACTAGCTATGAAGGAGAAAGCTATTCATCATGTAGCACCCTTACAGAAGGCAAAAACTAGAAGAGTGAATAAAAGTGAAATTCCTCGAAGAGTGGATGAAGTAGTGACCAGAAGAAATGGAACGCTGTATAAGTTGACAAGGCCTCTAAAACAATCTATTTTGGAGCAAGTGACACATAGAACCCATGATAAAGTCGGTGGCCACAATGGAGCAGAAAAGGGTAGAGCCAGCAGGTTGAAACAAGCAGAGCCatgcattgtcaagtccaacaAATCAACAGAAAGCACTCGACCACTACATTTGGTACAAAACCTACAGAAAGAAGCTGAGGCTCCTACTTTCTATGGTCACAATGAAGACGAATTCCGAAGCCTCCGAGAACCAAAAACTCTAGTCCCACATGACAGT CGTCAAAATTCAGTCTCAGTAGTACCTAACGATCAACATGATCAAGTACCAATCTTTGGAGCTGATGAGTGCATTACATCACCAAATGCACTTAATG GAACCCAATCAACCCATGAAGACACCTTGGATATTTCATCCACATTGCAATTGGAGCAACAGAAGCCTTTCAAATGGAGAAAACAAGAGCCACTTACAGAAACTGAAATCCTTCTCAAGCAGATAGTGATCCAGAGCCAACTGTTCCTCAACACAGCAGAGGCACTTTTCAGACTCGAAATCCCTTTCGGAATTCTCCACGCTAGTAGTAGCGACTACGATCATGAGTACAACTACATCACTCATCCCGAAGACATAAAGCTCACATTAGACTGCAGCTACGagataatgaaaagaaaaggtaaaAGGCAAGAGCTCGCTGTGCATCCCAATTTTGTGAAGGTATCCATAAGCTTCACTCAGGTCCAGTCTCTGGATGAGCTGGTTAAGCAGTTGAGTAAAGACATTGATAAGCTGAAACTGTATGGGAAGAATGGAAAACTGGAATGTGGGGCTGAAGAGTATGTGCCTAGAATGCTTGAATTCGACGTGAATAACAGGGAGCCTGAGCTGAACTGTATGTGGGATTTGGGTTGGGATGTGACCATGTTTGGGTTTGTTGAAGTGGATGAAGTTGTTAGGGATCTGGAGAGGGGTGTGCTCACTGGACTTGTTGATGAGCTTACCAGAGACCTCTTTCATATGTGA
- the LOC133735309 gene encoding uncharacterized protein LOC133735309 isoform X2, with translation MAKRSDFAQKLLDDLRVRKERMAAPAQSSNRSNAMAIDAYAYSKQTYRGSRDTKTHGITSSRTGNPQSRSTGSSRTPIRQETSNQMVAYGRGGNSGQIVDLSMALAFALENGATKLTRTSSSSKSSVMGFLNQIGRGSMDFNKMERKGNVNMYWGSSSQFPNLSNFHIEEISRGAQKLNQILRACSNGVKVDKFSIEIGKELFKGAMDLEESLRMLVNLQEASEHMTTSQRKSRITLLDEDEDGEDQIEEQKQLALPRFSFDKSTRHARKIQEVGRMALKPKMAALTYPTGGSTDEKQGRETATSVSRRHSVSYIPDVKNPSKQSDQKVSKPEKDRIPNVIAKLMGLDELPKNENAKSTTTQKDNIPKKPRERGAAIGHTMQESSKIAGVKTKDGENLVSTSRQKVVEGNKNPLMQKNTAFLLQAEKVLAANNNVGLEMVIHDGKQSSKDLMGIKPVTRSGKTTTMKTDKQQSAKFRQNNSKDNHEKERKQDTMRYGEQKLQVRKQQGTEMVSKSTSNKAAKQPHTSQARVNRNSMIEVVNAVQPRGVPNGTYHENLVRRKSSVELNIHMNDFPQKDSDQENLGIPLAMKEKAIHHVAPLQKAKTRRVNKSEIPRRVDEVVTRRNGTLYKLTRPLKQSILEQVTHRTHDKVGGHNGAEKGRASRLKQAEPCIVKSNKSTESTRPLHLVQNLQKEAEAPTFYGHNEDEFRSLREPKTLVPHDSVKFIFHKTRKRQNSVSVVPNDQHDQVPIFGADECITSPNALNGTQSTHEDTLDISSTLQLEQQKPFKWRKQEPLTETEILLKQIVIQSQLFLNTAEALFRLEIPFGILHASSSDYDHEYNYITHPEDIKLTLDCSYEIMKRKGKRQELAVHPNFVKVSISFTQVQSLDELVKQLSKDIDKLKLYGKNGKLECGAEEYVPRMLEFDVNNREPELNCMWDLGWDVTMFGFVEVDEVVRDLERGVLTGLVDELTRDLFHM, from the exons ATGGCAAAGAGATCAGATTTTGCGCAAAAGCTGCTGGATGATCTTCGGGTTAGGAAGGAACGAATGGCTGCACCAGCGCAGAGCTCAAACCGTTCAAACGCAATGGCTATAG ATGCATATGCTTATTCCAAGCAAACTTATAGAGGATCAAGGGATACAAAAACCCATGGAATA ACTAGTTCCAGAACTGGGAACCCCCAGAGCAGGTCAACTGGAAGTAGTAGAACACCTATTCGTCAAGAAACTTCAAACCAGATGGTTGCTTATGGGAGAGGTGGGAACTCAGGACAAATAGTAGATCTTTCCATGGCCTTGGCTTTTGCACTTGAGAATGGAGCCACAAAACTCACCAGAACAAGTTCATCAAGCAAAAGTTCAGTGATGGGATTTCTGAATCAAATTGGTAGGGGATCCATGGACTTcaacaaaatggaaagaaaggGAAATGTCAACATGTACTGGGGTTCAAGTAGTCAGTTCCCTAACCTTTCAAATTTTCATATAGAAGAAATATCCAGAGGGGCACAGAAACTAAACCAGATCCTTAGAGCTTGCTCCAATGGTGTTAAAGTTGATAAGTTTTCAATAGAGATCGGGAAGGAACTGTTTAAAGGGGCCATGGATTTGGAAGAGTCCTTGAGAATGCTTGTGAACCTGCAGGAAGCTTCAGAACATATGACCACCTCCCAAAGGAAAAGTCGGATCACATTGCTagacgaagatgaagatggtgaagaccaaATAGAAGAACAAAAGCAACTGGCTCTGCCAAGGTTTTCCTTTGACAAATCAACAAGACATGCTCGTAAAATCCAAGAAGTAGGAAGGATGGCCCTCAAGCCTAAGATGGCAGCTCTGACTTACCCCACAGGAGGTAGTACGGATGAGAAGCAAGGCAGAGAGACAGCAACCTCAGTTTCTCGCAGGCATTCAGTCAGCTATATCCCTGATGTCAAAAATCCATCAAAACAGTCAGACCAGAAAGTGTCTAAACCAGAAAAAGATAGGATTCCAAATGTTATTGCAAAGCTGATGGGCCTGGATGAGCTTCCCAAAAATGAAAACGCAAAATCCACTACCACACAGAAAGACAACATCCCTAAGAAACCAAGAGAAAGGGGAGCTGCAATAGGGCACACAATGCAGGAAAGCAGTAAGATTGCTGGTGTTAAGACCAAAGATGGTGAGAATCTGGTATCCACAAGTAGACAGAAAGTGGTAGAAGGCAATAAGAATCCATTGATGCAGAAAAACACTGCTTTTCTTCTGCAAGCAGAAAAGGTCCTGGCTGCCAACAACAATGTTGGCCTTGAGATGGTTATTCATGATGGAAAACAATCCTCAAAAGACTTGATGGGAATAAAACCTGTGACAAGATCAGGAAAGACAACCACCATGAAAACAGATAAGCAGCAAAGTGCCAAATTCAGACAGAACAACAGTAAGGATAATcacgaaaaagaaagaaagcaggaTACTATGAGGTATGGGGAACAAAAGTTGCAGGTAAGAAAACAACAAGGTACTGAGATGGTATCCAAGAGTACATCCAACAAGGCAGCAAAGCAGCCTCACACAAGCCAAGCCAGGGTAAATAGAAACAGTATGATAGAAGTTGTTAATGCTGTGCAACCCAGAGGAGTTCCAAATGGCACTTACCACGAGAATCTGGTGAGAAGAAAAAGTTCAGTTGAATTGAACATCCATATGAATGATTTTCCTCAAAAGGACTCAGATCAAGAAAATTTAGGCATTCCACTAGCTATGAAGGAGAAAGCTATTCATCATGTAGCACCCTTACAGAAGGCAAAAACTAGAAGAGTGAATAAAAGTGAAATTCCTCGAAGAGTGGATGAAGTAGTGACCAGAAGAAATGGAACGCTGTATAAGTTGACAAGGCCTCTAAAACAATCTATTTTGGAGCAAGTGACACATAGAACCCATGATAAAGTCGGTGGCCACAATGGAGCAGAAAAGGGTAGAGCCAGCAGGTTGAAACAAGCAGAGCCatgcattgtcaagtccaacaAATCAACAGAAAGCACTCGACCACTACATTTGGTACAAAACCTACAGAAAGAAGCTGAGGCTCCTACTTTCTATGGTCACAATGAAGACGAATTCCGAAGCCTCCGAGAACCAAAAACTCTAGTCCCACATGACAGTGTAAAGTTCATCTTCCATAAAACCCGAAAG CGTCAAAATTCAGTCTCAGTAGTACCTAACGATCAACATGATCAAGTACCAATCTTTGGAGCTGATGAGTGCATTACATCACCAAATGCACTTAATG GAACCCAATCAACCCATGAAGACACCTTGGATATTTCATCCACATTGCAATTGGAGCAACAGAAGCCTTTCAAATGGAGAAAACAAGAGCCACTTACAGAAACTGAAATCCTTCTCAAGCAGATAGTGATCCAGAGCCAACTGTTCCTCAACACAGCAGAGGCACTTTTCAGACTCGAAATCCCTTTCGGAATTCTCCACGCTAGTAGTAGCGACTACGATCATGAGTACAACTACATCACTCATCCCGAAGACATAAAGCTCACATTAGACTGCAGCTACGagataatgaaaagaaaaggtaaaAGGCAAGAGCTCGCTGTGCATCCCAATTTTGTGAAGGTATCCATAAGCTTCACTCAGGTCCAGTCTCTGGATGAGCTGGTTAAGCAGTTGAGTAAAGACATTGATAAGCTGAAACTGTATGGGAAGAATGGAAAACTGGAATGTGGGGCTGAAGAGTATGTGCCTAGAATGCTTGAATTCGACGTGAATAACAGGGAGCCTGAGCTGAACTGTATGTGGGATTTGGGTTGGGATGTGACCATGTTTGGGTTTGTTGAAGTGGATGAAGTTGTTAGGGATCTGGAGAGGGGTGTGCTCACTGGACTTGTTGATGAGCTTACCAGAGACCTCTTTCATATGTGA